The proteins below come from a single Nostoc sp. KVJ3 genomic window:
- a CDS encoding IS701 family transposase → MVQPRPAAPTVKFVDEYCQWYKSLFPDVRSFEAFKYLHVGCISELKRKTLPEIAKIVGLDNQQGLHHFLTTSPWDIEKLRALRLELILQVLKGKPIILIIDETGDKKKGNNTDYVKRQYIGNFGKVENGIVAVTAYGVFCGMTFPLLFEVYKPRERLKPGDKYRTKPEIAAILMRKLESMGFNFNLVLADSLYGESGKNFIAVLDEFKKNYIVAIRSNHSVKLPPRQYTQYLKWHKFKRVFSDLSSENRFIREIIYGKRSENRYWQITTDREKLPGNTTWYVMSKYPDLTPRDVGNFYGLRTWVEYGLKQSKNELGWADYRLTHYQDIERWWEIVCSSYLMVSLHSEQMQPSPAKSPSKLADHPRWDDGKGWKNILNNLRLIIQPFTLFNLIYPWLTVFPIPQLDLGFSKLQSIIYNLTSSIFIFMNHPDLYFSSA, encoded by the coding sequence ATGGTACAGCCTCGTCCAGCCGCACCAACAGTCAAATTCGTGGACGAATATTGTCAATGGTATAAAAGCCTGTTTCCAGATGTTAGGAGCTTCGAGGCTTTTAAGTACCTTCATGTAGGGTGTATTTCTGAACTAAAACGGAAAACCCTACCAGAAATAGCAAAAATTGTAGGATTGGATAACCAGCAAGGTTTGCATCATTTTTTAACTACATCACCGTGGGATATAGAGAAGTTAAGAGCTTTGCGACTAGAGCTAATTTTACAAGTTCTAAAAGGTAAACCAATCATTCTGATTATTGATGAGACAGGAGATAAAAAAAAAGGGAATAATACAGATTATGTGAAACGGCAGTATATAGGAAATTTTGGGAAAGTAGAGAACGGAATTGTGGCAGTAACAGCGTATGGTGTGTTCTGCGGGATGACTTTTCCACTACTGTTTGAAGTATATAAGCCTCGTGAAAGGTTAAAGCCAGGGGATAAGTATCGCACTAAACCTGAAATAGCGGCAATACTGATGAGAAAGCTAGAATCAATGGGTTTTAACTTTAACTTAGTACTGGCAGATAGTTTATATGGTGAAAGTGGTAAGAACTTCATAGCTGTATTAGATGAATTCAAGAAAAACTATATAGTAGCAATTCGCTCAAACCATTCTGTAAAGCTACCTCCAAGACAATACACTCAATATTTGAAGTGGCATAAGTTTAAACGAGTATTTTCTGATCTGAGTAGTGAAAATAGGTTTATCAGAGAAATAATTTATGGTAAACGTAGCGAAAATAGGTACTGGCAGATTACTACAGATCGAGAGAAATTACCTGGTAACACTACTTGGTATGTGATGAGCAAATACCCAGACCTTACACCAAGAGATGTGGGAAACTTTTATGGTTTAAGAACTTGGGTTGAATATGGCTTGAAGCAAAGTAAAAATGAATTAGGTTGGGCTGATTACCGTTTGACTCACTATCAAGATATTGAACGATGGTGGGAGATTGTTTGTAGTAGCTACTTGATGGTTAGTCTACACTCTGAACAAATGCAGCCTTCTCCAGCAAAGTCTCCATCAAAATTGGCTGATCACCCCCGGTGGGATGATGGTAAAGGTTGGAAGAATATTCTTAACAATCTCCGTTTAATAATTCAACCTTTTACTTTATTCAACCTGATATACCCCTGGTTGACAGTTTTTCCTATTCCTCAACTAGATTTGGGGTTTTCTAAACTTCAATCTATTATTTATAACCTCACCAGTTCAATTTTTATTTTCATGAATCACCCTGATTTGTACTTTTCCTCTGCCTAG
- a CDS encoding type II toxin-antitoxin system HicB family antitoxin: MKQIKIIVEKHSDGYVAYPLGIKGAIVGQGDTYEEALADVKSAIRCYIEIFGKEILEDESPVIEAFLTEAEVAI; encoded by the coding sequence ATGAAACAAATCAAAATTATTGTCGAAAAACATTCTGACGGTTATGTTGCCTATCCTCTTGGTATTAAAGGGGCTATAGTTGGTCAAGGTGACACTTATGAAGAAGCCTTAGCCGATGTCAAGTCAGCTATTCGCTGCTACATTGAGATATTTGGCAAAGAAATACTCGAAGATGAATCACCAGTAATCGAAGCTTTTTTGACAGAGGCAGAGGTAGCTATTTAA
- a CDS encoding type II toxin-antitoxin system HicA family toxin, with translation MPKFPVNAPKKKVIKAFELLGFCIVREREHIVMVRENEDGSQTLLVMPKQSQIKSGTLRSICTQVSISRDEFLTAYEQS, from the coding sequence ATGCCGAAGTTTCCTGTCAATGCTCCGAAGAAGAAAGTTATAAAAGCATTTGAGTTGCTGGGTTTTTGCATTGTTCGGGAACGTGAACATATTGTCATGGTGCGAGAAAATGAAGATGGATCGCAGACACTATTAGTAATGCCTAAGCAATCTCAAATTAAATCAGGGACATTAAGATCAATTTGTACTCAAGTAAGTATCTCGCGGGATGAATTCTTAACAGCCTATGAGCAAAGCTGA
- a CDS encoding serine/threonine-protein kinase, which yields MAWNPGQELFGRRYIIERKLGEGGVGITYLAKNERGQLRVIKTLRQEIRNFPTREKYFNWIKYFNWKKQQAKLKQDFKQEASLLALCRHPHIVEIENIFDEGDLPCMVMEYIEGENLAQGIDKKGALPEAEALQYIRQIGDALILVHSKGLLHRDIKPDNIMIRASRQEAVLIDFGIARQFIPGTVQRHTESQTPGYAPPEQSLSNAERGEYIDVYALAATLYALVTGQAARSAFERKYNYNLKQPQYLNPTISDRVNEAIMRGMALDYKLRPQSVQEWLHLLDAAIVAPTQPVASSSYTPPSWECVHNIPGISGEIALSPKGDILASAAGKVIHLFSSTTGQLLRTLSGHSISVNSIAISSDGQMLASGSSDNTIKLWNVATGREIRTLTGHSNSVNSVAISSDRQMLASGSSDNTIKLWNVATGSEICTLSGHAESVNSVAISSDGQMLASGSSDNTIKLWNVATGREIRTLSGHSKWVTSVAISSDGQMLASGSWDKTIKLWNVATGSEIRTLSGHSKWVTSVAISSDGQMLASGSWGTIKLWSVTTGREICTLSGHSKWVTSVAISSDGQMLASGSYDKTIKLWNVATGREICTLSGHAESVNSVAISSDGQMLASGGRDKTIKLWNVATGREICTLSGHAESVSSIAISSDGQMLASGSWDKTIKLWNVATGSEIRTLSGHSNSVNSVAISSDGQMLASGSWGTIKLWSVTTGREICTLSGHSKWVTSVAISSDGQMLASGSWGTIKLWNVATGRESTLSGHSNWVTSVAVSSDGQMLASGSWDKTIKLWNVATGREICTLSGHSGRVTSVAISRDGQILASGSLDKTIKLWEVATGKEICTLSHFDSVISVAFTPDRSCLAAGDISGNIKIWRRS from the coding sequence ATGGCGTGGAATCCAGGGCAGGAATTGTTTGGTAGGCGCTACATAATCGAGAGAAAATTGGGCGAGGGTGGAGTTGGTATAACTTATCTCGCTAAAAATGAACGGGGTCAACTTCGCGTAATTAAAACCTTGCGCCAAGAAATACGAAATTTTCCTACCAGAGAAAAGTATTTTAATTGGATAAAATATTTTAATTGGAAAAAGCAACAAGCTAAACTCAAGCAAGACTTCAAGCAAGAAGCATCGCTCCTGGCGTTATGTCGCCATCCTCACATTGTAGAAATAGAAAATATCTTTGATGAGGGTGACTTACCCTGTATGGTGATGGAATACATTGAGGGTGAAAATTTAGCTCAGGGAATAGACAAAAAAGGAGCATTACCAGAAGCAGAAGCACTGCAATATATTCGGCAAATTGGCGACGCTTTGATACTAGTTCACTCTAAAGGTTTGCTGCATCGAGATATCAAGCCAGACAATATTATGATACGTGCAAGTAGGCAAGAAGCCGTACTTATTGACTTTGGCATTGCTAGACAATTTATTCCTGGTACAGTTCAACGCCATACAGAGAGTCAGACTCCTGGTTATGCGCCACCAGAGCAGTCTTTATCTAATGCAGAACGCGGAGAATATATTGATGTTTATGCCTTAGCAGCAACCCTGTATGCTTTGGTGACTGGACAAGCAGCTAGGTCAGCATTTGAAAGAAAGTACAACTATAACCTGAAACAACCCCAATATTTAAATCCTACTATTAGCGACAGGGTGAATGAGGCGATTATGAGGGGGATGGCGCTAGATTACAAGTTGCGTCCCCAGTCAGTGCAGGAGTGGTTACATTTGTTGGATGCGGCAATAGTAGCACCAACACAACCAGTAGCATCTTCATCTTACACACCCCCATCTTGGGAATGCGTCCATAATATTCCGGGGATTTCTGGAGAAATAGCCCTTAGCCCCAAGGGAGATATTTTAGCAAGTGCGGCAGGTAAAGTTATTCACTTGTTTTCATCAACTACAGGTCAACTTCTCCGCACCCTGAGTGGTCATTCCATCTCGGTTAATTCCATCGCCATCAGTAGTGATGGGCAAATGTTGGCTAGTGGTAGTTCGGACAACACTATCAAACTGTGGAATGTGGCAACAGGGAGAGAAATTCGCACCCTCACGGGTCATTCCAATTCAGTTAATTCCGTAGCCATCAGTAGTGATAGGCAAATGTTGGCTAGTGGTAGTTCGGACAACACTATCAAACTGTGGAATGTGGCAACAGGCTCAGAAATTTGCACCCTGAGTGGTCATGCCGAATCGGTTAATTCCGTCGCCATCAGTAGTGATGGGCAAATGTTGGCTAGTGGTAGTTCGGACAACACTATCAAACTGTGGAATGTGGCAACAGGGAGAGAAATTCGCACCCTGAGTGGTCATTCCAAATGGGTTACTTCCGTCGCCATCAGTAGTGATGGGCAAATGTTGGCTAGTGGTAGTTGGGACAAGACTATCAAACTGTGGAATGTGGCAACAGGCTCAGAAATTCGCACCCTGAGTGGTCATTCCAAATGGGTTACTTCCGTCGCCATCAGTAGTGATGGGCAAATGTTGGCTAGTGGTAGTTGGGGCACTATCAAACTGTGGTCAGTGACTACAGGAAGAGAAATTTGCACCCTGAGTGGTCATTCCAAATGGGTTACTTCCGTCGCCATCAGTAGTGATGGGCAAATGTTGGCTAGTGGTAGTTATGACAAGACTATCAAACTGTGGAATGTGGCAACAGGAAGAGAAATTTGCACCCTGAGTGGTCATGCCGAATCGGTTAATTCCGTCGCCATCAGTAGTGATGGGCAAATGTTGGCTAGTGGTGGTAGAGACAAGACTATCAAACTGTGGAATGTGGCAACAGGTAGAGAAATTTGCACCCTGAGTGGTCATGCCGAATCGGTTAGTTCCATAGCCATCAGTAGTGATGGGCAAATGTTGGCTAGTGGTAGTTGGGACAAGACTATCAAACTGTGGAATGTGGCAACAGGCTCAGAAATTCGCACCCTGAGTGGTCATTCCAACTCGGTTAATTCCGTCGCCATCAGTAGTGATGGGCAAATGTTGGCTAGTGGTAGTTGGGGCACTATCAAACTGTGGTCAGTGACTACAGGAAGAGAAATTTGCACCCTGAGTGGTCATTCCAAATGGGTTACTTCCGTCGCCATCAGTAGTGATGGGCAAATGTTGGCTAGTGGTAGTTGGGGCACTATCAAACTGTGGAATGTGGCAACAGGAAGAGAAAGCACCCTGAGTGGTCATTCCAACTGGGTTACTTCCGTCGCCGTCAGTAGTGATGGGCAAATGTTGGCTAGTGGTAGTTGGGACAAGACTATCAAACTGTGGAATGTGGCAACAGGCAGAGAAATTTGCACCCTGAGTGGTCATTCCGGTAGGGTTACTTCTGTAGCCATCAGTAGAGATGGGCAAATCCTGGCTAGTGGTAGTTTGGACAAGACTATCAAACTGTGGGAAGTGGCAACAGGTAAAGAAATTTGCACCCTCAGTCATTTTGACTCAGTTATTTCCGTCGCCTTTACTCCCGATAGAAGTTGTCTTGCTGCTGGAGATATTAGCGGAAATATCAAAATTTGGCGACGCAGCTAG
- a CDS encoding DUF4258 domain-containing protein yields MNVRLHPHAQARLNERGATEVEVIATVENGVTFLAQFGRTGFRCNFPFNAEWNGKFYTTKKIEAIAVQEEEDWLVITVIVKYF; encoded by the coding sequence ATGAACGTCAGGTTGCATCCCCATGCACAAGCACGATTAAATGAACGTGGAGCAACAGAAGTAGAAGTTATTGCCACAGTCGAAAATGGTGTTACCTTTCTGGCTCAATTTGGTAGAACTGGATTTAGGTGTAACTTTCCCTTCAATGCTGAATGGAATGGCAAGTTTTATACTACTAAAAAAATTGAGGCAATAGCTGTTCAAGAGGAAGAAGACTGGTTAGTTATTACAGTCATCGTCAAATACTTTTAA
- a CDS encoding DUF2283 domain-containing protein, producing the protein MKITYDPRYNIAYIYLQEKTAQVETIQVSQEMNVDIAPDGTIYGIELLNANQQLGADEQGKLIVVNEALGESAEIKLLL; encoded by the coding sequence ATGAAAATTACCTACGACCCAAGATACAACATAGCTTATATCTATCTCCAAGAAAAAACTGCACAAGTAGAAACAATTCAAGTCAGCCAAGAAATGAATGTAGATATTGCTCCTGATGGCACAATTTATGGAATTGAATTGCTCAATGCTAACCAGCAATTAGGTGCTGATGAACAGGGTAAATTAATCGTAGTCAATGAAGCATTAGGAGAATCTGCCGAAATTAAGTTGTTACTATAG
- a CDS encoding DUF2283 domain-containing protein, which yields MKISYDAEVDALSITFRETTVTTQHLAEGIAADYDAEGQLAGIEILDAVKRFGGQETLRQVIIERIGLSVTSENMTNVEKTTA from the coding sequence ATGAAAATTAGCTATGATGCCGAAGTTGATGCTCTCAGTATCACTTTCCGCGAAACCACTGTAACAACGCAACATTTAGCTGAAGGAATCGCCGCCGATTATGATGCAGAAGGACAATTAGCTGGTATCGAGATATTAGATGCTGTCAAACGATTTGGCGGACAAGAAACTCTCCGCCAAGTAATTATTGAAAGAATAGGTTTGTCAGTTACTAGTGAAAACATGACAAATGTTGAAAAAACAACAGCCTGA